Proteins encoded in a region of the Bremerella sp. JC817 genome:
- a CDS encoding sterol desaturase family protein, with the protein IGLGSTVVGALVGLLGFGLFLWLYQFRVFDFGEQWWTVWWAWPLCFVLDDLAYYWSHRFGHRVRWFWASHVNHHSSQHYNLSTALRQSWTGFLTLGFVFTLPLVLLGFHPVMIAICGGFNLIYQFWIHTEAIDRMPRW; encoded by the coding sequence ATCGGTCTCGGCAGCACGGTCGTCGGGGCGCTGGTCGGCCTGCTCGGTTTCGGCCTGTTCCTGTGGCTCTACCAGTTCAGGGTGTTCGACTTCGGCGAACAGTGGTGGACGGTCTGGTGGGCCTGGCCGCTCTGCTTTGTGCTGGACGATCTCGCCTATTACTGGTCGCATCGCTTCGGCCACCGCGTCCGCTGGTTCTGGGCCAGCCACGTGAACCATCATTCGAGCCAGCATTACAATCTCAGCACCGCGCTTCGGCAAAGCTGGACCGGGTTCCTGACACTGGGTTTCGTCTTTACCCTGCCGCTGGTGCTGCTGGGGTTCCATCCGGTGATGATCGCCATCTGCGGCGGGTTCAACCTGATCTACCAGTTCTGGATCCACACCGAGGCGATCGACCGGATGCCGCGTTGGT